A stretch of bacterium DNA encodes these proteins:
- a CDS encoding exonuclease SbcCD subunit D, with protein sequence MRLLHTSDWHVGKTIRGASRADEHTAVLAEIAQVAAREEVDLVIVAGDLFDSAAPSAEAESIVYRALLDLADTGADVAVIAGNHDNPRRLRAVAPLLQLGQVHVVAEPTRPGDGGVIELRARDGSDVRLAMLPFVSKRGIVRAKHLMAGEAFENAQHYSDRLRLLIERLCEPFGTDTVNLLTTHAFVLGGQAGGGERPAHLVEEYAITAQSFPVTVGYGALGHLHRPQAVRHPLHYCGSPLQLDFGEAEQVKQVNVVTIEPGTPADVVTVRLTAGRQLRTLTGTLEELTSVSVDDDAWLKVVVQGPGRAGLAQTVRELLGPGVVDVRVESPASETPKRNLDHRSRSPQELFGEYLDHENIEDHRIRDLFEQLLDEQSDAPAGLGP encoded by the coding sequence TTGAGACTCCTCCACACTTCGGACTGGCACGTAGGAAAGACCATCCGGGGAGCATCGCGGGCGGATGAGCACACGGCCGTCCTGGCCGAGATCGCGCAGGTAGCGGCGCGTGAGGAGGTCGATCTGGTCATCGTGGCCGGAGACCTGTTCGACTCGGCCGCTCCGTCCGCCGAGGCGGAGAGCATCGTCTACCGCGCCCTACTGGACCTGGCGGACACCGGGGCCGACGTGGCCGTGATCGCCGGCAATCACGACAACCCCCGCCGGCTCCGGGCGGTCGCTCCCCTGCTGCAGCTCGGACAGGTACACGTGGTTGCCGAGCCGACCCGTCCCGGAGACGGCGGCGTCATCGAATTGCGCGCCCGTGACGGATCGGACGTCCGGTTGGCGATGCTTCCGTTCGTGTCCAAGCGCGGCATCGTGCGCGCCAAGCACCTCATGGCCGGAGAAGCCTTCGAGAACGCCCAGCACTACAGCGACCGGCTACGCCTCCTGATCGAACGGCTGTGCGAGCCGTTCGGCACCGACACCGTGAACCTCTTGACGACCCACGCCTTCGTACTCGGCGGCCAGGCCGGAGGTGGCGAACGTCCGGCCCACCTGGTCGAGGAGTACGCCATCACGGCACAATCCTTCCCCGTCACGGTCGGGTACGGCGCGCTCGGGCACCTCCACCGTCCACAGGCCGTCAGACACCCGCTCCACTACTGCGGTTCGCCGCTGCAGCTGGACTTCGGCGAGGCCGAGCAGGTCAAGCAGGTGAATGTGGTCACCATCGAACCGGGCACACCGGCCGATGTCGTAACGGTGCGCCTCACGGCCGGCCGCCAACTGCGGACGCTGACGGGCACCCTCGAGGAACTGACTTCGGTGAGCGTGGACGATGACGCCTGGCTGAAGGTGGTCGTCCAGGGTCCGGGCCGGGCCGGGCTGGCGCAGACCGTGCGAGAACTCCTCGGCCCGGGCGTGGTGGACGTGCGGGTTGAATCACCTGCTTCGGAAACTCCGAAGCGGAACCTCGATCATCGCAGCCGGTCGCCGCAGGAGCTCTTCGGCGAATACCTCGATCACGAGAACATCGAGGACCACCGGATCCGCGATCTCTTCGAGCAACTCCTCGATGAGCAGAGCGATGCACCTGCCGGGCTGGGCCCATGA